A genomic segment from Nicotiana sylvestris chromosome 1, ASM39365v2, whole genome shotgun sequence encodes:
- the LOC138873978 gene encoding uncharacterized protein, producing the protein MIPASVAQPPKGGGQIGRGRLRYGGQAGRGQSATAQSGGGQPVGTPSRFYALPARPDALASDTVITGIISVGGRDALVLFDPGSTYSYVSSLFSRFLVVSPEPLGTPVHVSILVGNFVVMDRIYGSCVVTFCAFETRTDLLLLDMIDFEVILGMDWLSPYHAVLDCYAKNVSLAMPGLPRLEWKGSTVDTSSRVISFLKARYMVEKECLAYLAYVRDTTAESLAIDSVSVVREFANVFPFDLPGMPLDRDIDFCIDLAPSTQPISIPPYQMAPKELKE; encoded by the coding sequence ATGATTCCAGCATCGGTTGCCCAGCCTCCAAAAGGCGGGGGACAGATAGGTAGAGGCCGTCTTAGATATGGAGGCCAGGCAGGGAGAGGTCAGTCAGCTactgctcagtcaggtggaggccagccagtcggCACTCCAtccagattctatgcccttccggctaggccagatgcattggcctcagataccgtcatcacaggtattatttccgtcGGCGGTAGAGAtgctttggtattatttgatccagggtctacttattcatatgtatcatctctattTTCTCGTTTCTTGGTTGTTTctcctgagcctttgggcactcctgTTCATGTGTCCATTCTTGTGGGCAATTTTGTGGTTATGGATCGGATCTACGGGTCATGTGTAGTCACATTCTGTGCTTTTGAGACTAGAACAGACCTCTTGTtgctcgatatgatcgattttgaggtcatcctgggcatggattggttatctccatatcacgccgTCCTAGATTGCTATGCCAAGAATGTTTCATTAGCAATGCCAGGGTTaccgaggttggagtggaagggttccacagttgatacatctagtcgggttatttctttcctgaaggctcgctatatggtcgagaaggagtgtttggcttatctagcttatgttcgggacaccaccgcagagtctctGGCGATTGATTCGGTCTCAGTAGTTCGGGAGTTCGCCAATGTATTTCCTTtcgatcttccgggcatgccattggatcgtgatattgatttctgtattgacttggctccaagcacccagcctatatctatcccaccgtaccaAATGGCTccaaaggagttgaaggagtag